One part of the Herpetosiphonaceae bacterium genome encodes these proteins:
- a CDS encoding MBL fold metallo-hydrolase — translation MTTSYDFRIVPNAGWDQRILVFQYERLVTSFAVVSQRYVVLLDTLLNPALAGMMLAAVSDALDGRRQLLVINTHADWDHAWGNAAFVGAEARYPAPVIGHRLCRERLLSAEAQTALAQKQAEEPQTFADVRLVPPTLVFSGGLTIDGGDLTFELLPTPGHTPDHVSIWIPEIRTVFAGDAAEMPFPFVGSPADLPYLRASLKQLQALEPVTVLYCHAPGMHSPDVLSANSAYFDEVEQRVVTALTADRVPPHLDDTSDVEMLIDYPFDDVPNTAALDEKERAFYRSGHQQAIRAMVVYLQGLPPL, via the coding sequence ATGACGACATCGTACGACTTTCGTATCGTTCCCAACGCAGGCTGGGACCAGCGGATTCTTGTGTTTCAATATGAGCGGCTGGTGACAAGCTTTGCCGTCGTCAGCCAGCGCTACGTCGTGCTGCTCGACACGCTGCTCAATCCCGCGCTGGCAGGCATGATGCTCGCTGCCGTCAGCGACGCGCTCGATGGCCGACGCCAGCTCCTGGTGATCAATACGCACGCCGATTGGGATCATGCCTGGGGTAACGCCGCCTTCGTCGGAGCGGAGGCGCGCTATCCCGCGCCGGTGATCGGCCACCGTCTCTGCCGCGAGCGCCTCCTGTCCGCCGAGGCGCAGACGGCCCTGGCCCAGAAACAGGCGGAGGAGCCGCAGACGTTCGCGGATGTGCGGCTTGTGCCGCCAACGCTGGTCTTCAGCGGCGGTCTGACGATCGACGGCGGTGATCTGACCTTTGAGCTGCTGCCGACGCCCGGCCACACGCCCGATCATGTGTCGATCTGGATTCCTGAGATTCGCACGGTCTTTGCGGGTGATGCCGCCGAGATGCCCTTTCCGTTCGTCGGCAGCCCCGCCGATCTGCCCTATCTGCGCGCGTCGCTCAAGCAGCTTCAGGCGCTCGAACCGGTGACGGTGCTCTACTGCCACGCGCCCGGCATGCACAGCCCCGACGTGCTGAGCGCCAACAGCGCTTATTTCGACGAGGTCGAGCAGCGGGTGGTCACGGCGCTGACGGCGGATCGGGTTCCGCCCCATCTCGACGATACGAGCGATGTCGAGATGCTGATCGATTATCCGTTTGACGACGTGCCTAACACGGCAGCGCTGGACGAGAAAGAGCGCGCGTTCTATCGCTCAGGGCATCAGCAGGCAATTCGGGCAATGGTGGTGTATCTGCAAGGGCTGCCGCCGCTGTGA
- a CDS encoding class I SAM-dependent methyltransferase, whose product MSVVFDRAASFYDRTRALPQQAESWLAQALREQTALQPGSRVLEIGVGTGRIALPLIHSNQYRYTGIDLSRTMMEALRAKLGDVPIALIQGDIAALPLDAGTFDAIVAVHVFHLVSAWSQGMDEVRRVLRPGGMLLHGHNRSAGESAADELKKRISSIAKSLSTADNASPTERLDHPQIAQALEQRFGPPREVATPFWQVTRTPREIIDAIEARCWSHTWALSDAVLAQTVAEGRRWALERFGSLDAPIREEQQFVWDVYRLPMTR is encoded by the coding sequence ATGAGCGTTGTTTTTGATCGTGCGGCTTCGTTTTACGATCGAACGCGGGCGCTGCCGCAGCAGGCGGAGAGCTGGCTAGCCCAGGCGCTACGCGAGCAGACCGCGCTCCAGCCGGGCAGCCGGGTGCTTGAGATCGGCGTCGGCACGGGCCGGATTGCGCTTCCGTTAATCCATAGTAATCAGTATCGTTACACAGGCATCGATCTTTCGCGTACCATGATGGAGGCGCTGCGCGCCAAACTCGGAGACGTGCCAATCGCGCTGATCCAGGGCGATATTGCCGCTCTGCCGCTCGACGCTGGCACGTTTGATGCGATCGTCGCGGTGCATGTGTTTCATCTCGTCAGCGCGTGGTCGCAAGGCATGGATGAGGTCAGGCGGGTGCTGCGGCCCGGCGGCATGCTGCTCCACGGGCACAACCGCTCAGCCGGGGAGTCGGCGGCGGACGAGCTGAAGAAGCGGATATCCTCCATTGCCAAATCACTCAGTACCGCCGACAATGCATCGCCGACCGAGCGGCTGGATCATCCGCAGATTGCGCAGGCATTGGAGCAGCGCTTCGGCCCACCGCGCGAGGTGGCGACGCCCTTCTGGCAGGTGACGCGCACGCCACGCGAGATCATCGACGCCATCGAGGCGCGCTGCTGGTCGCACACATGGGCGCTCTCGGATGCCGTGCTGGCCCAGACCGTGGCAGAAGGACGGCGCTGGGCGCTCGAACGGTTCGGCAGCCTGGACGCGCCGATCCGCGAAGAGCAGCAATTCGTATGGGACGTGTACCGGCTACCCATGACGCGCTGA
- the corA gene encoding magnesium/cobalt transporter CorA, which produces MAVKQLRPAKPLPPPQPVERSPRIQTITHGDLVWIDIRQPTPTEMGDLRRRFPFHPLTLDDCLSKVQRPKLDDYTEEGYIFLVLHFPIFNKQTRHTNPAEVDIFVGSGYVVTVHEGHLKPLLQTFAAAQNDEGVRERLMGRGSGFLLYRIIDRLVDYVFPILRKIDEQIEQVENDIIDGDVRKLVQELSFARRDIITLRRIIKPNLPVLRQLESRERAFLNLDEDTYFGSILDHLGRQWDMLEDDKEIIEGLNDTLDTLTSHRINEVMKILTVISVVLLPMTLVASIYGMNIGLPFAEHPFAFVIVSGWMLAAALGMLSYFRYKGWV; this is translated from the coding sequence ATGGCCGTTAAACAACTTCGTCCAGCGAAACCGCTACCGCCGCCGCAGCCCGTCGAGCGGTCGCCGCGCATCCAGACGATCACGCATGGCGATCTGGTCTGGATCGACATCCGGCAGCCAACGCCGACGGAGATGGGCGATCTGCGCCGTAGATTTCCATTCCATCCGCTCACGCTCGACGATTGCTTGAGCAAAGTGCAGCGCCCGAAGCTCGACGACTACACCGAGGAAGGCTACATCTTTCTGGTGCTGCATTTTCCGATCTTCAACAAGCAGACTCGCCATACCAATCCCGCCGAGGTCGATATTTTCGTCGGCAGCGGCTATGTGGTGACAGTCCACGAGGGCCATCTCAAGCCCCTGTTACAGACGTTTGCGGCGGCGCAGAACGACGAGGGCGTGCGCGAGCGGCTGATGGGCCGGGGATCGGGCTTTCTGCTCTACCGCATCATCGACCGGCTGGTCGATTACGTTTTTCCGATCCTGCGGAAGATCGACGAGCAGATCGAGCAGGTCGAGAACGACATCATCGACGGCGATGTGCGCAAATTGGTGCAAGAGCTATCCTTTGCGCGCCGCGACATTATCACGCTGCGCCGGATCATCAAGCCGAATCTGCCGGTGCTGCGTCAGCTCGAAAGCCGCGAGCGCGCCTTTTTGAATCTGGACGAAGATACGTACTTTGGTAGCATTCTCGATCATCTCGGCAGGCAGTGGGATATGCTTGAGGACGACAAAGAGATCATCGAGGGCTTGAACGACACGCTCGACACCCTGACATCGCATCGCATCAACGAGGTGATGAAGATTCTCACGGTGATCTCAGTGGTGCTGCTGCCGATGACGCTGGTCGCAAGCATCTACGGCATGAACATCGGTCTGCCCTTTGCGGAGCATCCGTTTGCCTTTGTGATCGTCTCCGGCTGGATGCTGGCGGCGGCGCTGGGCATGCTCAGCTACTTTCGCTATAAGGGCTGGGTCTAG
- a CDS encoding O-antigen ligase family protein has product MQLPQFSSKSIAATLQEQPALRALGLVLLCLLVGTIAGAAVSFGPFWLGFAGLIAVLGGIALLRSTDMGLAAVFAVIALLPFGALPFKIAVTPTFLELALIALLGITALRVLALPELDVRMSALGGPLLAWLGLTIFSLVLGAGGLPDNLTLHNYLKFVLGVLLFFGVINVVRTRAQMRFAFRVVIGGGAAAALIGLALYALNDQTALRLLVALGRLGYPTSGRVLRYVEDDPGGLERAIGTAIDPNSFGGTLALICALTTAQLWARRPVLPRWLLAGMAAAMALCTFLTYSRAALGGLVVATLFLAIVRERRLWWLIGGAAAAGAIAIFGLGLGDAFVERIVEGVQFRDQANQMRLAEFRNALEIIRRYPVFGVGFGAGPELGLITGVSSIYLAMAERIGLVGLGVFIGICATFFAITLRAIRRIDEERSALLLGVQAGIVAALAVGLLDHYYFNIEFSHMAALFWGVTGLGMVLVRDDLPETLATNDDS; this is encoded by the coding sequence ATGCAGTTACCTCAATTTTCATCCAAGTCGATCGCCGCCACGCTCCAAGAACAACCTGCCCTCCGCGCGCTCGGCCTGGTGCTGTTATGCCTGCTGGTTGGCACAATCGCCGGTGCTGCGGTGAGCTTCGGGCCGTTCTGGCTGGGCTTTGCCGGGCTGATCGCCGTGCTGGGCGGCATTGCGCTGCTGCGCTCGACCGACATGGGCCTGGCAGCGGTCTTCGCGGTGATCGCGCTGCTGCCGTTTGGCGCGCTGCCGTTCAAAATCGCGGTGACGCCGACGTTTCTGGAGCTGGCGCTGATCGCGCTGCTGGGCATCACGGCGCTGCGCGTGCTGGCGCTGCCCGAACTCGACGTGCGGATGTCGGCGCTTGGCGGGCCGCTGCTGGCCTGGCTGGGCCTGACGATCTTTTCGCTGGTGCTTGGCGCTGGCGGCCTGCCCGATAACCTGACGCTGCACAACTACCTTAAGTTTGTGCTGGGCGTGCTGCTCTTTTTCGGCGTGATCAACGTCGTGCGGACGCGCGCCCAGATGCGCTTTGCATTTCGGGTAGTGATCGGCGGCGGCGCGGCAGCGGCACTGATCGGGCTGGCGCTGTACGCGCTGAATGACCAGACGGCGCTGCGGCTGCTGGTGGCGCTGGGACGGCTGGGCTATCCCACGTCGGGGCGCGTGCTGCGCTACGTCGAGGACGACCCCGGCGGTCTTGAGCGCGCGATCGGCACCGCAATCGATCCCAACAGCTTCGGCGGCACACTGGCGCTGATCTGCGCGCTGACCACCGCGCAGCTCTGGGCGCGGCGTCCGGTGCTGCCGCGCTGGCTGCTGGCGGGCATGGCCGCGGCGATGGCGCTCTGCACGTTTCTGACCTACTCGCGGGCGGCGCTGGGCGGCCTGGTGGTGGCGACGCTCTTTCTGGCGATCGTGCGCGAGCGCCGCCTGTGGTGGCTGATCGGCGGCGCTGCGGCTGCTGGCGCAATCGCGATCTTTGGGCTGGGCCTGGGCGATGCGTTCGTGGAGCGGATCGTCGAGGGCGTGCAGTTCCGCGACCAGGCAAACCAGATGCGGCTGGCCGAGTTTCGGAACGCGCTGGAGATCATCCGCCGCTATCCGGTCTTCGGCGTGGGCTTTGGCGCGGGGCCAGAGCTTGGCCTGATCACGGGCGTATCGTCGATCTATCTGGCGATGGCCGAGCGGATCGGCCTGGTTGGGCTGGGCGTGTTCATCGGCATCTGCGCGACGTTCTTCGCGATCACGCTGCGGGCGATCCGCCGGATCGACGAGGAGCGCAGCGCGCTGCTGCTGGGCGTGCAGGCCGGGATCGTCGCGGCGCTGGCGGTGGGCCTGCTCGACCACTACTATTTCAACATCGAGTTTTCGCATATGGCCGCGCTCTTCTGGGGTGTTACCGGCCTGGGCATGGTGCTGGTGCGCGATGACCTGCCGGAGACTCTAGCAACAAACGATGATTCGTAA
- a CDS encoding S9 family peptidase, producing MSERKACTPESLFDMRWVSDPQIAPDGQQVAYVEHWIEEIDKDGKQRKAYRSAIFLSAAPDARPRRLTYAHTGKDYAPRWSPDGQQLAFLSTRDGDAPQIFALYLAGGEAEQITKTENLSEGVEDYDWHPSGTMFCFTSTGHKTEDEKKQQEIHDEKVYEGRMPFKFDGVGLLEERRSQIYRIHRDGSECTQITTLERDAGRPMWSPDGRRIAFTSQGTDVPEYKWVDNLYVVDVDGSDLRQITRSVGPVSEPVWSPDGTRIAYLGHDRRRGNATTMKVLVANLEDCSTCCISEALTGEVGELASGDSHIGSPSYRTTRPYWDRQERVTFEALVHGRAGLYRVAASGGEIESISTSGLSVVAFTQRGDTIAFIGETNARSGEVYTMREGHRLQRRSHAGDHFFSTYRIQPPEHVQFKGADGWDLEGWVIRPLDMEQASEQRHPLIVYVHGGPHTAYGNGFFHEFQVLAAAGFGIFFTNPRGSSSYGEEFADAVRHHFGEKDYEDVMHAADLAASWEWVDEQRMGIMGGSYGGFMTNWIITHTDRFAAACSQRSISNLYSFAGTSDVGPEFSLDEYGDLPWRDEELLMSKSPIRYVQNVKTPTLILHQEQDHRCPIEQAEQLYSALVVLGVPVKLVRFPDEGHELPRAGQPQRRVNRMGHIVDWFTRYLKPARAQV from the coding sequence GTGTCTGAACGAAAAGCGTGTACCCCTGAGTCATTATTCGATATGCGTTGGGTTTCGGACCCGCAGATTGCGCCCGATGGTCAGCAGGTTGCGTATGTCGAGCACTGGATCGAAGAGATTGACAAAGACGGCAAGCAGCGCAAGGCATACCGCTCGGCAATCTTTTTGAGCGCTGCGCCGGATGCGCGCCCGCGCCGTCTGACGTACGCGCATACCGGCAAAGACTACGCGCCGCGCTGGTCGCCGGACGGTCAGCAGCTTGCCTTTCTATCGACGCGCGACGGCGACGCGCCGCAGATCTTTGCGCTCTACCTGGCGGGCGGCGAGGCCGAGCAGATCACCAAGACCGAGAATCTGTCGGAGGGCGTCGAGGATTACGACTGGCATCCGTCGGGCACGATGTTCTGCTTTACCTCAACGGGCCATAAAACCGAGGACGAGAAGAAGCAGCAGGAGATCCACGACGAGAAGGTGTACGAAGGTCGCATGCCGTTCAAGTTCGACGGCGTGGGCCTGCTTGAGGAGCGCCGCAGCCAGATTTACCGCATCCACCGCGACGGCTCGGAGTGTACGCAGATTACCACGCTTGAGCGCGACGCCGGACGACCGATGTGGAGCCCGGATGGACGGCGCATCGCGTTTACGTCGCAGGGCACCGATGTTCCGGAGTACAAGTGGGTCGATAATCTCTACGTCGTCGATGTCGACGGCAGCGACCTGCGGCAGATTACCCGGTCGGTCGGGCCGGTTAGCGAGCCAGTGTGGAGCCCTGACGGAACGCGCATCGCCTACCTGGGCCACGATCGCCGCCGAGGCAACGCGACGACGATGAAGGTCCTGGTGGCGAATCTGGAGGATTGCAGCACGTGCTGTATCAGCGAGGCGCTGACCGGCGAGGTCGGCGAGCTGGCAAGCGGCGACTCGCACATCGGCTCGCCGTCGTATCGCACGACGCGGCCCTACTGGGATCGGCAGGAGCGCGTCACCTTCGAGGCGCTGGTGCATGGCCGCGCCGGTCTGTATCGCGTTGCGGCCTCCGGCGGCGAGATCGAGTCGATCAGCACGTCGGGCTTATCGGTGGTTGCCTTCACGCAGCGCGGCGATACGATCGCGTTTATCGGCGAGACTAACGCGCGTTCGGGCGAGGTCTACACCATGCGCGAGGGGCACCGGCTGCAACGGCGCTCGCACGCAGGCGATCATTTCTTCAGCACCTATCGCATCCAGCCGCCGGAGCATGTGCAGTTCAAGGGTGCCGATGGCTGGGATCTTGAGGGCTGGGTGATTCGTCCGCTCGACATGGAGCAGGCGTCAGAGCAGCGCCATCCACTGATCGTGTATGTGCATGGCGGGCCGCATACCGCGTACGGCAACGGCTTCTTCCACGAGTTTCAGGTGCTGGCGGCTGCCGGTTTCGGCATCTTTTTCACCAATCCGCGCGGCTCGTCCTCGTACGGCGAGGAGTTTGCCGATGCGGTGCGACATCATTTCGGCGAGAAAGATTACGAGGATGTGATGCACGCCGCCGATCTCGCTGCAAGCTGGGAGTGGGTCGATGAGCAGCGCATGGGCATCATGGGCGGCTCGTACGGCGGCTTTATGACCAACTGGATCATCACGCACACCGATCGGTTTGCCGCCGCATGCTCGCAGCGCTCGATCTCCAACCTCTACTCATTCGCCGGAACGAGCGATGTCGGGCCGGAGTTTAGCCTCGACGAGTACGGCGATCTGCCGTGGCGCGACGAAGAGCTGCTGATGTCGAAGTCGCCGATCCGCTACGTGCAGAACGTCAAGACGCCAACGCTGATTTTGCATCAGGAGCAGGATCATCGCTGCCCGATCGAGCAGGCGGAGCAGCTCTACAGCGCGCTGGTGGTGCTGGGCGTGCCCGTCAAGCTCGTGCGCTTCCCCGACGAGGGCCATGAGCTGCCGCGAGCGGGCCAGCCTCAGCGCCGCGTGAACCGTATGGGCCATATCGTGGACTGGTTCACGCGGTATCTCAAGCCAGCCAGGGCGCAAGTTTGA
- a CDS encoding carboxylate-amine ligase — protein MSYFDPHSPNFPFTLGIEEEYQIIDPETRELRSYITQILEQGRLVLQEQLKPEMMQSVVEVGTHVCRTADEARAEIVRLRGAIASLAANQGLTIAAAGTHPFSSWEAQEIYPHERYYGVVNEMQDAARQLLIFGMHVHVGMPDLELGIQIQNVARYFLPHLLLLSNSSPFWMGRQTGFKSYRSLIFSNFPRTGIPSEYASINEFNSYIDLLVKTGSIDNGKKVWWDIRPHPIFGTIEVRICDLCTRVDETIAIAALIQAIFVKIYKLFTCNMTFRVYRRALINENKWRAMRYGLDGDLIDFGKQQSIAARDLLTELVEFVDDVVDDLGSRQAVEYVYRILENGTSADRQLATYERTGDLKAVVDQIVRETLEGVPINGQAKTA, from the coding sequence ATGAGCTACTTTGATCCTCATAGCCCTAACTTTCCGTTCACACTCGGCATCGAGGAGGAATACCAGATCATCGATCCCGAAACCCGCGAGCTGCGCTCCTACATCACCCAGATTTTGGAGCAGGGTCGGCTCGTGCTGCAAGAGCAGCTCAAGCCTGAGATGATGCAATCGGTGGTCGAGGTCGGCACGCATGTCTGCCGCACCGCCGACGAGGCGCGGGCCGAGATCGTGCGGCTGCGCGGCGCGATTGCGTCGCTGGCGGCGAACCAGGGGCTGACGATCGCGGCGGCTGGGACGCATCCGTTTTCGTCGTGGGAGGCCCAGGAGATCTACCCCCACGAGCGCTACTACGGGGTGGTCAACGAGATGCAGGATGCCGCCCGCCAACTGCTGATCTTCGGCATGCATGTCCACGTCGGCATGCCCGATCTGGAGCTAGGCATTCAGATCCAGAACGTCGCGCGCTACTTCCTGCCGCATCTGCTGCTGCTCTCCAACAGCTCGCCCTTCTGGATGGGCCGTCAGACCGGCTTCAAATCCTACCGTTCGCTCATCTTCTCGAACTTTCCGCGCACGGGCATTCCCAGCGAGTACGCCTCGATTAATGAGTTCAACAGCTACATCGATCTGCTGGTCAAAACCGGCAGCATCGACAACGGCAAGAAGGTCTGGTGGGATATTCGTCCTCATCCGATCTTCGGCACGATCGAGGTCCGCATCTGCGATCTGTGTACGCGCGTGGACGAGACGATCGCCATCGCCGCGCTGATCCAGGCGATCTTCGTCAAGATCTACAAGCTCTTCACCTGTAACATGACCTTCCGGGTCTATCGCCGCGCGCTGATCAACGAGAACAAGTGGCGGGCGATGCGCTACGGTCTTGACGGCGATCTGATCGATTTCGGCAAGCAGCAATCGATCGCCGCGCGCGACCTGCTGACTGAGCTGGTCGAGTTCGTGGACGATGTCGTCGACGACCTGGGATCGCGTCAGGCGGTCGAGTATGTGTACCGCATTCTGGAGAACGGCACCAGCGCCGATCGGCAGCTAGCCACCTACGAGCGCACCGGCGACTTGAAGGCGGTCGTCGATCAGATTGTGCGCGAGACGCTGGAGGGCGTGCCCATCAACGGGCAGGCCAAAACCGCGTAG
- a CDS encoding glycerophosphodiester phosphodiesterase family protein, protein MLITLGNRPGPQVIGHRGAAGYAPENTMASFERGLSLGVDAIELDVHPTSDGELVVIHDPTLDRTTDGHGLVSAHTLAQIQQLDAGSWFDPAFAGQRVPLFRDVMSWARGRTRVVIEIKQGPIFYPNVEELLIAALDQTGMRDQVMVISFDHHSVRKFKQLAPDVPTGVLYAGRCINPVALACDAQADALMPHWAMLTKEEVAAAHDAGLFIGPWGGPEQNYEFIFATGVDAVIGDFPDRPLQILGRAQTM, encoded by the coding sequence ATGCTCATCACACTTGGAAATCGGCCAGGACCGCAGGTGATCGGCCATCGGGGAGCGGCTGGCTACGCGCCCGAAAATACGATGGCCTCGTTCGAGCGCGGGCTGTCGCTGGGCGTGGATGCGATCGAGCTGGATGTCCACCCGACCAGCGACGGCGAGCTGGTGGTGATCCACGATCCGACGCTCGACCGCACCACCGACGGACACGGCCTGGTCAGCGCCCATACGCTGGCGCAGATCCAGCAGTTGGACGCTGGCTCGTGGTTCGATCCGGCCTTCGCGGGCCAGCGCGTGCCGCTCTTTCGCGACGTGATGAGCTGGGCGCGCGGTCGTACTCGCGTGGTGATCGAGATCAAGCAAGGCCCGATCTTCTATCCCAACGTCGAGGAGCTGCTGATCGCCGCGCTGGATCAGACCGGTATGCGCGATCAGGTGATGGTGATCTCGTTCGATCACCACAGCGTGCGCAAGTTCAAGCAGCTTGCGCCCGACGTTCCGACCGGCGTGCTCTACGCGGGGCGCTGCATCAACCCGGTGGCGCTGGCCTGCGACGCACAGGCCGATGCGCTGATGCCGCACTGGGCGATGCTGACCAAAGAGGAGGTCGCGGCAGCGCACGATGCCGGGCTGTTTATCGGGCCGTGGGGCGGCCCGGAGCAGAACTACGAGTTCATCTTCGCTACGGGCGTCGATGCGGTCATCGGCGATTTTCCCGATCGTCCGCTTCAGATACTCGGACGCGCGCAGACGATGTAG
- a CDS encoding alpha/beta hydrolase-fold protein yields the protein MHRSYHRWFSPTLNRDMELLLLGHHGAPVLVFPTSQGRFFEYEDRGMVEALTEHLEQGWIQLVCVDSIDSESFYCEWAHPGGRIWRHVQYEQYLLNEVLPAVRAYNDNPFWMTTGCSFGAYHAVNFALRHPELIRRTIGLSGIYDIRRFLDGYSDDNVYFNNPLDYTANLQDRHQIERLQQQDIIFVTGSDDANRWTNDQLSTNLWRAEIGHAYRIWEGWSHDWPYWQQMIRTYIGGHD from the coding sequence ATGCATCGTAGCTATCATCGGTGGTTTAGCCCAACCCTGAATCGCGATATGGAGCTGCTGCTTTTGGGCCATCATGGCGCTCCGGTTCTCGTCTTCCCCACCTCTCAGGGCCGTTTCTTTGAGTACGAAGATCGCGGGATGGTCGAGGCGCTGACGGAGCATCTGGAGCAAGGATGGATTCAGCTTGTCTGCGTCGATAGCATCGACAGCGAGAGCTTCTACTGTGAGTGGGCGCATCCCGGCGGGCGGATCTGGCGGCATGTGCAGTACGAGCAATATCTGCTCAACGAGGTCCTCCCGGCAGTGCGCGCCTACAACGATAATCCTTTCTGGATGACGACCGGCTGCTCCTTCGGCGCGTACCACGCGGTCAATTTCGCGCTGCGCCATCCTGAGCTTATCCGCCGCACGATCGGCCTCAGCGGCATCTACGATATTCGCCGCTTCCTCGACGGCTACTCCGACGACAACGTGTATTTCAATAATCCGCTGGACTACACCGCCAACCTCCAGGATCGCCACCAGATCGAGCGGCTGCAACAGCAGGATATTATCTTTGTCACCGGCAGCGACGACGCGAATCGCTGGACCAACGATCAGCTCTCGACCAATTTGTGGCGCGCCGAGATCGGTCATGCCTACCGCATTTGGGAGGGCTGGTCGCACGACTGGCCCTACTGGCAGCAGATGATCCGCACCTACATCGGCGGGCACGACTGA
- a CDS encoding gamma-glutamyl-gamma-aminobutyrate hydrolase family protein, giving the protein MKPLIGITCGTFRDREWCPPIHGHRQTYVDSVVTAGGAPFLFPLVDDEATVRALYERLDGILLAGGCDVDPRYYGEEPIPELGPVDALRDRVEIWLARWAADEGKPVLGICRGMQVLNVALGGSLYQDIPTQLEPAFVHDGSYACEDWTHMVHDLRLEPSSQVARIFDTDAFPINSLHHQSLKVVAPQLQPVGWSPDGIVELVEGTNGHFMVGVQCHPEALQAEADPRWRGLFAQFVDSCRA; this is encoded by the coding sequence ATGAAACCCCTGATCGGCATAACCTGCGGCACATTCCGGGATCGTGAATGGTGCCCCCCGATTCACGGCCATCGTCAGACCTACGTCGATTCAGTGGTGACAGCAGGCGGCGCGCCGTTTCTTTTTCCGCTGGTGGACGACGAGGCCACAGTTCGCGCGCTCTACGAGCGGCTTGACGGCATCCTGCTTGCCGGTGGCTGCGATGTCGATCCGCGCTACTACGGCGAGGAGCCGATACCGGAGCTTGGGCCGGTCGATGCGCTGCGCGACCGGGTTGAGATCTGGCTGGCCCGCTGGGCGGCAGACGAGGGCAAGCCGGTGCTTGGCATCTGCCGTGGCATGCAGGTGCTCAACGTAGCGCTTGGCGGCTCGCTCTACCAGGACATTCCCACCCAACTGGAGCCCGCCTTCGTCCACGACGGCTCGTATGCCTGCGAAGACTGGACACATATGGTCCACGATCTGCGGCTGGAGCCTTCCTCCCAGGTCGCGCGCATCTTCGACACCGACGCATTCCCGATCAACTCGCTGCACCACCAATCGCTGAAAGTCGTCGCGCCGCAGCTCCAGCCGGTCGGCTGGTCGCCTGACGGTATCGTCGAGCTGGTTGAGGGCACCAACGGTCATTTCATGGTCGGCGTGCAGTGCCACCCGGAGGCGCTTCAGGCGGAGGCCGATCCGCGCTGGCGCGGGCTGTTCGCACAGTTCGTCGATAGCTGCCGCGCCTGA